A window of Salmo trutta chromosome 31, fSalTru1.1, whole genome shotgun sequence contains these coding sequences:
- the LOC115170243 gene encoding E3 ubiquitin-protein ligase RING2 isoform X2, with protein sequence MTQTVQTNGVQPLSKTWELSLYELQRTPQEAITDGLEIAVSPRSLHSELMCPICLDMLKNTMTTKECLHRFCADCIITALRSGNKECPTCRKKLVSKRSLRPDPNFDALISKIYPSRDEYEAHQERVLARISKHNNQQALSHSIEEGLKIQAKNRLQRGKKHQLENGSGAEDNGDSSHCSNASVHSNQEAGPSIKRTKTSDDSGLDMDNATENGGGAGGDMAVDGASEIELVFCPHPTLMDKEDTVQTSVEFVPRYIKTSGNATVDHLSKYLAVRLALEELRKNGEASPVNVDAASEKQYTIYIPTANGQFTVLNGSFSLELVSEKYWKVNKPMELYFAPTKEHK encoded by the exons GAGGCCATCACAGATGGGCTGGAGATCGCGGTGTCTCCCAGGAGCCTCCACAGCGAGCTGATGTGTCCCATCTGTCTGGACATGCTGAAGAACACCATGACAACCAAGGAATGTCTGCACCGCTTCTGTGCCGACTGCATCATCACCGCCCTCAGATCAGG CAACAAGGAATGTCCTACGTGCAGAAAGAAGCTGGTGTCTAAGCGGTCCCTGCGGCCGGACCCGAACTTTGACGCCCTCATCAGTAAGATCTACCCCAGCAGAGATGAGTACGAGGCCCACCAGGAGAGGGTTCTGGCCCGCATCTCCAAACACAACAACCAACAGGCCCTGTCCCACAGCATCGAGGAGGGCCTCAAGATACAGGCCAAGAACAG GCTGCAGCGAGGGAAGAAACACCAGCTGGAGAACGGGAGCGGGGCGGAGGACAATGGTGACTCCTCCCACTGCAGCAATGCCTCCGTCCACTCCAATCAG GAGGCGGGTCCGAGCATCAAGCGTACCAAGACGTCAGATGACTCTGGTCTGGACATGGACAACGCCACAGAGAAcggaggaggagctggaggagacatGGCCGTGGACGGAGCCAGCGAGATAGAACTGGTGTTCTGTCCTCATCCTACGCTCATGGACAAGGAGGACACCGTGCAGACCAG tgttgaGTTTGTTCCCAGGTACATCAAGACGTCAGGTAACGCCACAGTGGACCACCTGTCTAAGTACCTGGCTGTGCGTCTGGCCCTGGAGGAACTGAGGAAGAACGGAGAGGCCAGCCCCGTCAATGTAGACGCTGCCTCAGAGAAACAATACACCATTTATATCCCTACAGCCAACGGCCAGTTCACG GTGCTGAACGGGTCTTTTTCTCTGGAGCTTGTCAGTGAGAAGTACTGGAAGGTGAACAAGCCCATGGAGCTGTACTTCGCCCCCACCAAAGAGCACAAGTAG
- the LOC115170243 gene encoding E3 ubiquitin-protein ligase RING2 isoform X1 codes for MTQTVQTNGVQPLSKTWELSLYELQRTPQEAITDGLEIAVSPRSLHSELMCPICLDMLKNTMTTKECLHRFCADCIITALRSGNKECPTCRKKLVSKRSLRPDPNFDALISKIYPSRDEYEAHQERVLARISKHNNQQALSHSIEEGLKIQAKNRLQRGKKHQLENGSGAEDNGDSSHCSNASVHSNQQEAGPSIKRTKTSDDSGLDMDNATENGGGAGGDMAVDGASEIELVFCPHPTLMDKEDTVQTSVEFVPRYIKTSGNATVDHLSKYLAVRLALEELRKNGEASPVNVDAASEKQYTIYIPTANGQFTVLNGSFSLELVSEKYWKVNKPMELYFAPTKEHK; via the exons GAGGCCATCACAGATGGGCTGGAGATCGCGGTGTCTCCCAGGAGCCTCCACAGCGAGCTGATGTGTCCCATCTGTCTGGACATGCTGAAGAACACCATGACAACCAAGGAATGTCTGCACCGCTTCTGTGCCGACTGCATCATCACCGCCCTCAGATCAGG CAACAAGGAATGTCCTACGTGCAGAAAGAAGCTGGTGTCTAAGCGGTCCCTGCGGCCGGACCCGAACTTTGACGCCCTCATCAGTAAGATCTACCCCAGCAGAGATGAGTACGAGGCCCACCAGGAGAGGGTTCTGGCCCGCATCTCCAAACACAACAACCAACAGGCCCTGTCCCACAGCATCGAGGAGGGCCTCAAGATACAGGCCAAGAACAG GCTGCAGCGAGGGAAGAAACACCAGCTGGAGAACGGGAGCGGGGCGGAGGACAATGGTGACTCCTCCCACTGCAGCAATGCCTCCGTCCACTCCAATCAG CAGGAGGCGGGTCCGAGCATCAAGCGTACCAAGACGTCAGATGACTCTGGTCTGGACATGGACAACGCCACAGAGAAcggaggaggagctggaggagacatGGCCGTGGACGGAGCCAGCGAGATAGAACTGGTGTTCTGTCCTCATCCTACGCTCATGGACAAGGAGGACACCGTGCAGACCAG tgttgaGTTTGTTCCCAGGTACATCAAGACGTCAGGTAACGCCACAGTGGACCACCTGTCTAAGTACCTGGCTGTGCGTCTGGCCCTGGAGGAACTGAGGAAGAACGGAGAGGCCAGCCCCGTCAATGTAGACGCTGCCTCAGAGAAACAATACACCATTTATATCCCTACAGCCAACGGCCAGTTCACG GTGCTGAACGGGTCTTTTTCTCTGGAGCTTGTCAGTGAGAAGTACTGGAAGGTGAACAAGCCCATGGAGCTGTACTTCGCCCCCACCAAAGAGCACAAGTAG